One Phycisphaera mikurensis NBRC 102666 DNA window includes the following coding sequences:
- the arsS gene encoding arsenosugar biosynthesis radical SAM (seleno)protein ArsS (Some members of this family are selenoproteins.) produces the protein MTATDTRLPVVSADAFARRFEEPLHAVGITAVQINIGLRCNLACAHCHVDSSPQRRGDEDNMSEETADRILAWILDHPQIDTVDLTGGSPEMNPNFRRMVVAFKRRGMRVIDRFNPTIYGHVDRDGTDYKWIPGFLAEHRVEVSASLPCYTADNVNEQRGRGAFDASIEGLLALNAVGYGRDPELELNLVYNPVGPSLPPPQASLEQDYKRELRERFGIEFTRLWTITNMPIKRFRRQLERNSKLEPYMDKLVHAFNRDTLGELMCQHQIHVDSQGNLSDCDFNFALGMPTSLGRGTKLWDLTAENLDDRRVVTADHCYGCTAGSGSSCTGSLT, from the coding sequence ATGACCGCCACCGACACCCGGCTCCCCGTGGTCTCCGCCGATGCATTCGCGCGGAGGTTCGAGGAGCCGCTGCACGCGGTGGGCATCACCGCGGTGCAGATCAACATCGGGCTCCGCTGCAACCTCGCGTGCGCCCACTGCCACGTCGACTCGTCGCCCCAGCGGCGCGGCGACGAAGACAACATGTCGGAGGAGACGGCGGACCGGATCCTCGCGTGGATCCTCGACCACCCGCAGATCGACACCGTCGACCTCACCGGCGGCAGCCCGGAGATGAACCCCAACTTCCGGCGGATGGTCGTGGCGTTCAAGCGCCGCGGCATGCGGGTGATCGACCGCTTCAACCCGACGATCTACGGCCACGTCGACAGAGACGGCACCGACTACAAGTGGATCCCCGGCTTTCTCGCCGAGCACAGAGTCGAGGTCTCAGCCTCGCTGCCCTGCTACACCGCCGACAACGTGAACGAGCAGCGCGGCAGAGGCGCCTTCGACGCCAGCATCGAGGGCTTGCTCGCGCTCAACGCCGTGGGTTACGGCCGCGACCCGGAGCTGGAGCTGAACCTGGTCTACAACCCCGTCGGCCCGAGCCTGCCGCCGCCGCAGGCCTCGCTGGAGCAGGACTACAAGCGTGAGCTGCGCGAGCGCTTCGGCATCGAGTTCACGCGGCTGTGGACGATCACCAACATGCCGATCAAGCGCTTCCGGCGGCAGCTGGAGCGCAACAGCAAGCTGGAGCCCTACATGGACAAGCTCGTCCACGCCTTCAACCGCGACACACTCGGGGAGCTGATGTGCCAGCACCAGATCCACGTCGACAGCCAGGGCAACCTCTCCGACTGCGACTTCAACTTCGCGCTGGGGATGCCGACCTCGCTGGGCCGCGGAACGAAGCTCTGGGACCTGACGGCCGAGAACCTCGACGACCGCCGCGTGGTGACGGCGGATCACTGCTACGGCTGCACCGCGGGCTCGGGCTCTTCGTGCACCGGCTCGCTGACGTAG